The proteins below come from a single Lonchura striata isolate bLonStr1 chromosome 10, bLonStr1.mat, whole genome shotgun sequence genomic window:
- the TMEM41A gene encoding transmembrane protein 41A isoform X2: MWRRPAGLLLVFAAATAALWLLSARLSAGQTRRALRFPADLEELRDLAEALRDYERQHRGAALALFCGAYLYKQSFAIPGSSLLPCRHGWGARSGSGLLRKRETRRRGSSRGHKEVQLEHLSDERWLVWRILRGDLINACKYLQGMSEDGARLCSVVPSNGTRSSGHKVKHKKFHLNMRKNFFPWRVGEHCEQLPKGGQSLLWRHPKLTCSCVACSG; this comes from the exons ATGTGGCGGCGCCCGGCTGGGCTCCTGCTCGTCTTCGCGGCCGCCACGGCCGCGCTGTGGCTGCTGTCGGCGCGGCTGAGCGCGGGGCAGACGCGCAG GGCGCTGCGCTTCCCGGCGGACCTGGAGGAGCTGCGCGATCTGGCCGAGGCGCTGCGGGACTACGAGCGACAGCACCGGGGCGCGGCGCTGGCCCTGTTCTGCGGCGCGTACCTGTACAAGCAGAGTTTCGCCATTCCCGGCTCCAGCCTCCTG ccctgtaGGCACGGCTGGGGTGCCAGGTCCGgatctgggctcctcaggaaaAGAGAGACAAGGAGGAGAGGGTCCAGCAGAGGCCACAAAGAGGTGcagctggagcatctctctgaTGAGAGATGGTTAGTCTGGAGAATactgagaggggatctcatTAATGCATGTAAATATCTCCAAGGGATGTCAGAGGATGGTGCTAGACTCTGTTCAGTAGTGCCCAGCAATGGGACAAGGAGCAGTGGCCATAAAGTAAAACACAAGAAGTTTCACCTcaatatgaggaagaacttctttccATGGAGAGTGGGAGAGCACTGTGAACAGCTGCCCAAGGGAGGGCAAAGTCTTCTCTGGAGACATCCCAAACTCACCTGTTCCTGTGTCGCCTGCTCtgggtga
- the TMEM41A gene encoding transmembrane protein 41A isoform X1, producing MWRRPAGLLLVFAAATAALWLLSARLSAGQTRRALRFPADLEELRDLAEALRDYERQHRGAALALFCGAYLYKQSFAIPGSSLLNVLAGALFGPWMGLVLCSVLTSVGATLCYLLSAAFGKQLIVHFFPEKVALLQGKVEENRSCLFFFLLFLRLFPMTPNWFLNLSAPILNIPMSQFFLSVLIGLTPYNFICVQTGAILSQITSLDAIFSWDTLLKLLAMAVAALIPGTLIKRYSKKHLKLDGNKQAQTLNGRKSL from the exons ATGTGGCGGCGCCCGGCTGGGCTCCTGCTCGTCTTCGCGGCCGCCACGGCCGCGCTGTGGCTGCTGTCGGCGCGGCTGAGCGCGGGGCAGACGCGCAG GGCGCTGCGCTTCCCGGCGGACCTGGAGGAGCTGCGCGATCTGGCCGAGGCGCTGCGGGACTACGAGCGACAGCACCGGGGCGCGGCGCTGGCCCTGTTCTGCGGCGCGTACCTGTACAAGCAGAGTTTCGCCATTCCCGGCTCCAGCCTCCTG AATGTCCTGGCTGGAGCACTCTTTGGACCATGGATGGGGCTGGTGCTGTGCTCAGTGCTCACGTCTGTGGGAGCCACCCTCTGCtacctgctctctgcagcttttGGCAAGCAGCTCATAGTCCACTTCTTCCCTGAGAAGGTGGCTCTGCTGCAAGGGAAG GTAGAAGAGAACAGGAgctgcttatttttcttcttgttgttcCTGAGGCTGTTCCCCATGACACCAAACTGGTTTCTGAACCTCTCAGCTCCCATTTTAAACATCCCTATGTCCCAGTTCTTTCTCTCCGTTCTCATTG GCCTTACACCATATAATTTCATCTGTGTGCAGACGGGGGCCATTCTGTCCCAGATCACCTCTCTGGATGCCATCTTCtcctgggacacactgctcaagctgctggccatggctgtgGCTGCACTGATTCCAGGGACCCTCATCAAGAGATACAGCAAGAAACACCTGAAGCTGGATGGCAACAAGCAAGCTCAGACACTAAATGGCAGAAAGAGCTTGTGA